The Candidatus Krumholzibacteriia bacterium genome includes a region encoding these proteins:
- a CDS encoding S8 family peptidase, which translates to MPYRVCAFLLLLVALPAAGSHGQSRAPVSPELRATIEHAAPADRIAVWVFLSEKESGRLDEARRALTPHARARRARNRGTANLVDARDVPVSDAFIDGLRAQGARIRHVSRWLNAVSIDATPATLERIQALPYARRLDVVRAGRAPLPQPTIESPPPRSRVSTALDYGASGTQIQMMGVDALHDQGLDGSGIWIAMFDTGFNNLGHDAFQNLDVMVTRDFVNGDSLVSDQPGQAGSGNHGCMTLSTIGAYAPGNLIGPAYGATYILAKTENTEWERHMEEDAWVAAAEWADSIGADIISSSLGYSTGFTNGEPSYSWQDMNGNTTIVTLGADIAASRGILVVNSAGNDGFVALPANTLIGPSDGDSVLCVGAVDAFGSRASFSSVGPTFDGRIKPDVMAMGLSVTVASPFDPTSYFGNSGTSFSCPLVAGAAALILQARPAASNQAIMDALRSTASQSGAPGRLMGWGIIDAPAAADIIPTGVGDAPALAARVAIRAARPNPFNPATVIDFQLSAPGRVSLSVYDVTGRLVDTLLDDAYRSAGVHSERYQSSRASGVYFVRLTAGGETATRKVVLLK; encoded by the coding sequence ATGCCATACCGCGTCTGCGCGTTTCTCCTCCTGCTCGTGGCGCTACCCGCCGCCGGGAGCCACGGGCAGTCCCGCGCACCCGTGAGCCCCGAGCTGCGCGCGACCATCGAACACGCCGCGCCCGCCGATCGTATTGCGGTGTGGGTGTTCCTCTCCGAGAAGGAAAGCGGCCGCCTCGACGAAGCCCGCCGGGCGCTGACACCACACGCCCGCGCCCGCCGCGCGCGCAACCGTGGCACCGCGAATCTCGTCGACGCACGCGACGTCCCCGTGAGCGACGCGTTCATCGACGGGCTGCGCGCCCAGGGAGCCCGCATCCGCCACGTGTCGCGCTGGCTCAACGCCGTTTCCATTGACGCCACCCCGGCGACACTCGAGCGCATCCAGGCGCTCCCCTACGCGCGGCGGCTCGACGTGGTCCGCGCGGGACGCGCACCGCTCCCCCAGCCCACCATCGAGTCACCCCCGCCGCGCTCCCGGGTGTCCACCGCGCTCGACTACGGCGCATCGGGGACCCAAATACAGATGATGGGGGTGGACGCGTTGCACGACCAGGGGCTCGACGGCAGCGGCATCTGGATAGCGATGTTCGACACCGGTTTCAACAACCTGGGCCACGACGCATTCCAGAATCTCGACGTCATGGTGACGCGCGACTTCGTCAACGGCGACAGTCTGGTCAGCGACCAGCCGGGACAGGCCGGCAGCGGCAACCACGGGTGCATGACCCTGAGCACCATCGGCGCCTACGCCCCGGGCAATCTCATCGGGCCCGCCTACGGCGCCACCTACATCCTCGCCAAGACCGAGAACACGGAGTGGGAGCGGCACATGGAAGAGGACGCGTGGGTGGCGGCGGCGGAGTGGGCCGACAGCATCGGCGCCGACATCATATCGAGTTCGCTGGGCTACTCCACCGGGTTCACCAACGGCGAGCCCAGCTACTCGTGGCAGGACATGAACGGCAACACCACCATCGTCACCCTGGGCGCCGACATCGCTGCCAGCCGCGGCATCCTGGTGGTAAACTCCGCGGGCAACGACGGCTTCGTTGCGCTCCCCGCCAACACGCTCATCGGCCCTTCCGACGGCGACAGTGTGCTGTGCGTGGGCGCGGTGGACGCGTTCGGATCGCGGGCGAGTTTCAGTTCGGTGGGGCCCACCTTCGACGGACGCATCAAGCCGGACGTGATGGCCATGGGGTTGAGCGTCACCGTGGCGAGCCCGTTCGACCCGACGAGCTACTTCGGAAACAGCGGGACATCGTTTTCGTGCCCGCTGGTGGCGGGAGCAGCCGCGCTGATCCTGCAGGCACGGCCCGCGGCGAGCAACCAGGCCATCATGGACGCCCTGCGCAGCACCGCGAGCCAGTCGGGAGCGCCCGGTCGCCTGATGGGATGGGGAATCATCGACGCGCCCGCGGCCGCCGACATCATCCCCACCGGCGTGGGGGATGCGCCCGCGCTCGCCGCGCGCGTGGCCATCCGCGCCGCGCGCCCCAACCCGTTCAATCCGGCCACGGTGATCGACTTCCAACTGTCCGCGCCGGGAAGGGTCTCGCTGTCGGTCTACGACGTTACCGGGCGCCTCGTCGACACGCTGCTCGACGATGCCTATCGCAGCGCCGGGGTCCACTCGGAGCGCTACCAGTCCTCGCGCGCAAGCGGGGTCTACTTCGTGAGGCTCACTGCCGGCGGCGAAACGGCCACGCGCAAGGTCGTACTGCTCAAGTAG
- a CDS encoding cupin domain-containing protein: METNDDIHGHARPLAGLVAYQAGAVVSRTLIKQPAGSVTLFAFDAGQELSEHTVPHDALVHVLDGEVEISIAGTPHRLRAGDAIVMPGGRPHAVKAVEQFKMMLAMIRPEKKSTP; this comes from the coding sequence ATGGAAACGAACGATGACATTCACGGCCACGCGCGTCCGCTCGCCGGACTGGTCGCGTACCAGGCCGGCGCGGTGGTGAGCCGGACGCTGATCAAGCAGCCCGCCGGATCGGTCACCCTCTTCGCATTCGACGCGGGGCAGGAACTGAGCGAGCACACGGTTCCGCACGATGCACTCGTCCATGTGCTCGACGGCGAGGTGGAGATCTCCATCGCGGGGACGCCGCACCGTCTGCGGGCGGGGGACGCCATCGTCATGCCGGGCGGGCGGCCGCACGCGGTGAAGGCGGTGGAGCAGTTCAAGATGATGCTGGCCATGATTCGCCCCGAGAAGAAATCGACCCCCTGA